The Planctomycetota bacterium genomic interval GAGGGCGCGGCGGAAGGCGGCTTCGCTGCGGGAGTGGCGCCGGGGTTTCACGTCCTTGTTAGTGTATTGCCTCCCGAAGCGCTGTCAACGTCGTTTCATCCGGAAGAGGCGGCTTGCGCCGCCCGGGGGATGTGTTAGTATTCGAACAGAGCCGCGCCGGGCGCCCGGGCCCGGCAGGAGGGGGCCATGGCGTTTCGAACGGTCCGCCCCGGCGATCGGATTTCGGAGTACGTCCTGGTCGAGAAACTCGGACAGGGCGGCTTCGGGGAAGTCTGGAAGGCCGAACATGCCCAGATCCCGGGCAAGTTCGTCGCGATCAAGATCCCCACCAGCTCCGAGAGCATGGACTTCCTCCGCCAGGAGGCCGTGTTCCAGCACGAGCTCGATCATCCGAACATCGTCCGCACGATCGGCCTGGATACCCGCCACGACCCGCCGTACTTCATCATGGAGTACGTCGAGGGCAAGAACCTCCGCCAGCTCCTGACGAGCGAAGGGATCCTGCCGCCGCCCTACGCGATCGACATCGCCGTCCAGGTGTGCGAGGCGCTGGCCTTCGCCCACGGGCGCGGCATCGTTCACAAGGACATCAAGCCGGAGAACATCCTCGTCGAGAAGAAGCGGGTGGATGTGTCCAACCGCGGCAAGGCCCTCCTCCACTACGTGAAACTCACGGACCTGGGGCTGGGAACCTTCCCGGATCCGCGTCCGAGCGAAATCCTGGTGTCCGAGAACGCCCGCACGAGCGGGATGCGGATCCTCTCCGGCACGCTCTTCTACATGGCGCCCGAGCAGATGGTTCCCGGGCGGGCGGTGGACGCGCGGGCCGACCTTTATTCTCTGGGCGTGGTTCTCTACGAGATGCTCACGGGGGAGCTTCCGCTCGGGATGGATCTGCCGAGCGAGCTCAACCCGGTGGTCACCCCCGAACTCGACGCGATCTGCAAGAAGGCGCTCTCGATCGACCGGGACATGAGGTACTCGAGCGCCCGCGAAATGGCCGCCGACCTTCAAAAGGCGAAGGAGGCGTTCCTCGTGAAGCTCGTGGGCTCCGGGGTCCCGGCGGCGCCCGAGCCCCCGAATGCGCCGGCTCCGGACGCGAACCCTCGGCGATGCCGCCTGCGACCGGCCCTCGATGTCGCGCTCCTGGCGCTCGTGGCGGGCCTCCTGGCGGCGTCCGGCCTCTCCTTCGCCCGCATCCGCCGTCCGGAGCGCGCCGCCGCGCCGGCGCCCGCGGGCGCGCCCGCGCTCGGGGGACCCTTCATCCTGTCCACCGTCCCTCCGGAGGCCGAGGTCTGGCTCGACGGCCGCAGGGTCGGCACGACGCCTTTGCGTCTGGAGGGCGTCCGGTTCGAACGGCACACGGTCCGCCTGTGTCGGGAGTTTTTCGTGTCCCGGGAACTCGTGCTGGACCCGCGCGTCGTGGACGGCCGGCACCACTTCGCCGTGCTGGACACCGAGGGCTCCCGGGAAATCGGCCTTCTCGATTGTGCGAAAGGATTTTCCCTGGAGAATCTGCCCCTGACGCGCCAGCGGGGCCGGATCCTGATCACGACGCCCCAGGTGACCCGGGCGGACGTGAAGATCGACGGCGAGTTCTACGGTCCCACGCCCCTGGACCGCGAACTCGAGGCGGGGCTGCACCATTTCACGATTTCCAAGGAAGGCTACGAGGAGTTTTCCTTCTACGAGAAGATCGAGGGAGGCGCCAAGCTCGTGCGGCCCGTGGCGCTTCTACCCAAGGGACAGCCGCCGGCGGCGGAGACGCCCTCGACGGTGCGCGTCCACCTGGCCTCCTCGCCGCCGGAGGCGGTGGTCTACGTGGATGAGATCGAGCGCGGACGGACGCCGTGCGATCTGGACCTGGCGCCGGGCGAGTACGCGCTCCGCCTGGAGAAAAAGTACCACGAGCCCTATGCGGGCCTCCTGACGGTGAGCGGCCCCGTCTCGCGCGATTACACGCTGCCGCGCCTGCGGAGCCGCGTGGCCTTCGAGTCCGACCCGCCCGGCGCGTCCGTTTACGTGGACGGCGCGTTCGTGGGAGTGACGCCCTGCGTCGCGCCCTCCGTGGAGGCCGGGCCGCGCCAGGCGCGCTTCACGCTGGCCGGCCATCTCGACCAGATCGCGGCCTTCGAGGTCGTCAGCCGGGATCCGATCGACCGCCCGGTGCGGGCCACCCTCCAGAAGATTCCGCCGGCCAAGCTTTCGGTGGACTGCGACGTCCGCGGCGCCGAGGTTTTTCTCAACGGAAAATCCGCGGGGCGCGTTCCGGTCGCCCCAAGAAGCCTGGATCCCGGCCGATACCGCGTCCGGGTCCTCGGAGTCGA includes:
- a CDS encoding bifunctional serine/threonine-protein kinase/formylglycine-generating enzyme family protein, which translates into the protein MAFRTVRPGDRISEYVLVEKLGQGGFGEVWKAEHAQIPGKFVAIKIPTSSESMDFLRQEAVFQHELDHPNIVRTIGLDTRHDPPYFIMEYVEGKNLRQLLTSEGILPPPYAIDIAVQVCEALAFAHGRGIVHKDIKPENILVEKKRVDVSNRGKALLHYVKLTDLGLGTFPDPRPSEILVSENARTSGMRILSGTLFYMAPEQMVPGRAVDARADLYSLGVVLYEMLTGELPLGMDLPSELNPVVTPELDAICKKALSIDRDMRYSSAREMAADLQKAKEAFLVKLVGSGVPAAPEPPNAPAPDANPRRCRLRPALDVALLALVAGLLAASGLSFARIRRPERAAAPAPAGAPALGGPFILSTVPPEAEVWLDGRRVGTTPLRLEGVRFERHTVRLCREFFVSRELVLDPRVVDGRHHFAVLDTEGSREIGLLDCAKGFSLENLPLTRQRGRILITTPQVTRADVKIDGEFYGPTPLDRELEAGLHHFTISKEGYEEFSFYEKIEGGAKLVRPVALLPKGQPPAAETPSTVRVHLASSPPEAVVYVDEIERGRTPCDLDLAPGEYALRLEKKYHEPYAGLLTVSGPVSRDYTLPRLRSRVAFESDPPGASVYVDGAFVGVTPCVAPSVEAGPRQARFTLAGHLDQIAAFEVVSRDPIDRPVRATLQKIPPAKLSVDCDVRGAEVFLNGKSAGRVPVAPRSLDPGRYRVRVLGVERTVTLDAGASKTLHFTLKDLDLARVPEGEFRYGSADANPGEVYVRLERTGEFFIDLYEVTNEQYALFYQYVSETGDHSRCHPSEGPRDHKPAFWGQEKYAAFNHPRHPVVGVSWYDAYAYAAWAGKRLPTEREWEKAARGTDGRTYPWGNDWAPNERRCNWSGTFDGFELTAPVGACPGRSPYGCFDMVGNVREWCLDDYTIRSGARGDRAGVLGKVVRGGSYLGKDYNSTTMREYEGPHHTSTTLGFRCVVEDRR